The Struthio camelus isolate bStrCam1 chromosome 5, bStrCam1.hap1, whole genome shotgun sequence genome has a segment encoding these proteins:
- the CCDC177 gene encoding coiled-coil domain-containing protein 177, which yields MVEPAAEPPPPPCPAAPGGAGAAAVPGEPARPGEQSPLLHLDLYNFDCVEAEGSRYVLTSPRSLEACARCAVRPVELLPRALGELLREAPGRSMRVATGLYEAYERERRRKLQQCREERERIIREEKRRILAPLGSLPPSPAARLAPRAAPAAAGPRPGAEVRASAGTKTKSHSLDSLQKRREGAWGKTSSESGASSSYSGESLRERGGKGRPRDRAGVAANSLLGRSFSLGDLSHSPQTAQRVERIVREVKRKKGLKEVPERDKKIAALMIAKHQEASLLREQRQAAHLQWDSQRRLAEQRKEQEEKEKQRALVQGQRMWECQVEKRRGRLSQEQEEAALLKQKQRLVCEERWREQAEKQERLRREKLERAIQEDKQKKLHQEHNLKAKEDGKKEHREREEQLLQEKLSTAAKKRLKKEVQLQKEKKLLNQAEKLKHEALLKELAKQEAEEKEMLKASLEMSLTKAQENYEQLMEKRNQELREKARREEMQIQRAKLAAERKEREQKEHLEALAKETERKLQHAAQVAEEVVQEKARKVVMSRLEKEKVQKINKQKVEQYEDLRRREILLSIERKLERSEQIFKEKKTVIENARSVARASFHVREKVREETNMRTFDKMALEAELHANLDKK from the coding sequence ATGGTGGAGCCCGCGGcggagccgcccccgccgccctgcccggcggcacccggcggggcgggggccgccgcggtgcccggggagccggcgcggcccggcgagcAGTCACCGCTGCTGCACCTGGACCTGTACAACTTCGACTGCGTGGAGGCGGAGGGCAGCCGGTACGTGCTGACCAGCCCGCGGTCGCTGGAGGCCTGCGCCCGCTGCGCGGTGCGGCCCGTGGAGCTGCTGCCGCGGGCCCTAGGGGAGCTGCTGCGGGAGGCCCCCGGGCGGTCCATGCGGGTGGCCACCGGCCTCTACGAGGCCTACGAGAGGGAGCGGCGGCGGAAGCTGCAGCAGTGCCGGGAGGAGCGGGAGAGGATCATccgggaggagaagaggaggatcCTCGCGCCCCTTGGCAGCCTGCCGCCCTCACCTGCTGCCCGCCTGGCCCCCAGGGCCGCCCCTgctgccgcggggccccggcccggcgcggaggTCAGGGCCTCGGCGGGCACCAAGACCAAGAGCCACTCCCTGGACTCACTGCAGAAGCGGCGGGAGGGCGCCTGGGGCAAGACCTCCTCGGAGTCGGGGGCCTCGTCCTCCTACAGCGGGGAGAGCCTGCGGGAGCGCGGGGGCAAGGGGCGCCCGCGGGACCGGGCAGGGGTTGCTGCCAACTCCCTGCTGGGGCGCAGCTTCAGCCTGGGTGACCTCAGCCACTCGCCGCAGACTGCCCAGCGGGTGGAGAGGATCGTCAGGGAGGTGAAGAGGAAGAAGGGCCTCAAGGAGGTGCCCGAAAGGGACAAGAAGATCGCAGCCCTGATGATCGCCAAGCACCAGGAGGCCAGCCTCCTTCGGGAGCAGCGGCAGGCAGCCCATCTGCAGTGGGACAGCCAGCGGCGCCTGGCGGAGCAGcggaaggagcaggaggagaaggagaagcagagggCTCTCGTGCAGGGCCAGCGGATGTGGGAGTGCCAAGTGGAGAAGCGGCGAGGAAGGCTgagccaggagcaggaggaggcggcCCTGCTGAAGCAGAAGCAGCGCCTGGTGTGCGAGGAGAGGTGGCGGGAGCAAGCAGAGAAGCAGGAGCGGCTGCggagggagaagctggagaggGCCATCCAGGAAGACAAGCAGAAGAAACTCCATCAAGAGCACAATTTGAAGGCAAAGGAGGATGGCAAGAAGGAGCACCGAGAGCGAGAGGAGCAGCTCCTGCAAGAAAAGCTGTCCACAGCTGCAaagaagaggctgaagaaggaggtgcagctgcagaaggagaagaaactgcTCAACCAAGCAGAGAAGCTGAAGCACGAGGCCTTGCTCAAGGAACTGGCCAAGCaagaggcagaagagaaggaGATGCTGAAGGCCTCCCTGGAGATGAGTTTAACCAAGGCTCAGGAGAACTACGAGCAGCTAATGGAGAAGAGGAACCAGGAGCTGAGGGaaaaggccaggcgggaggagaTGCAGATCCAGAGAGCCAAACtggcagcagaaaggaaggaaagagagcaaaaggAGCACTTGGAGGCCCTGGctaaagagacagagagaaagctcCAGCACGCTGCCCAGGTGGCCGAAGAGGTGGTCCAGGAGAAAGCCCGCAAGGTTGTCATGAGTCggctggagaaggagaaggtgcaaAAGATCAACAAGCAAAAGGTGGAGCAGTACGAGGACTTACGGCGCCGGGAGATCCTCCTCTCTATAGAGAGGAAGCTGGAGAGGAGTGAGCAGATCTTCAAGGAGAAGAAGACTGTCATAGAAAACGCCAGATCTGTTGCTCGGGCATCCTTCCATGTCCGGGAGAAGGTACGAGAGGAGACGAACATGCGCACCTTTGACAAGATGGCCTTAGAAGCAGAATTGCATGCCAACCTGGATAAGAAATGA